From a region of the Panicum virgatum strain AP13 chromosome 2K, P.virgatum_v5, whole genome shotgun sequence genome:
- the LOC120686775 gene encoding uncharacterized protein LOC120686775: MDPDQVAAAGVQHDYLGDTSTSADGGGGGDSWGRSLLRRGRDLSRKAAIAGVAATAAPVVAPPLLVLSLAGVALSLPFAAYLASLVATDRLMAALLPPPRTQPCHSYDLEDDEFLDASEAHGGEVPSFDYWGEAEDDAIVEEDDSYASLPLSRQCRLSDEPVPAWNDEEDPVSRGEFRRQESGHESFGLDNRAQEEEDNEYITMEAVPPRDFDDSRSAAQDLCEEDDMVPRIEQAPVAAEEPVQELPVSDNGDKTEDGKGTAVEEMESSKEMVSAAIDMDTSEVSGFPLPVLGEDDVVVQRAGESEVSISDVGGKLEEMLSLALEETEEMPPQEVNVSESSVLDDNTLQSKMEGDLTVEMVLEEVTVKTNPVTEEVVGVQMDAVATELPECEPLHQSDLVPQEPQAMAEAAYADDALEGTLTDVVLGIGDQGTEGVEHSGEGDVSGVVSVVTESDVADLTCSTSAPNVSAISDDMMNVESRPDVDHSNQITGVEHTLAKKGLGEKELVEDKSTKTEQKHE; the protein is encoded by the exons ATGGATCCCGACCAGGTCGCCGCCGCTGGGGTCCAGCACGACTACCTCGGCGACACTAGCACATCCGCTgatgggggcggcggtggcgacagcTGGGGGCGCTCGCTGCTCCGCCGGGGGCGGGACCTGTCACGGAaggccgccatcgccggcgtcgCGGCCACGGCCGCGCCCGTCGTGGCCCCGCCCCTGCTCGTCCTGTccctcgccggcgtcgcgcTGTCCCTCCCCTTCGCCGCCTACCTCGCcagcctcgtcgccacggaCCGCCTCATGgccgcgctgctgccgccgccccggaCCCAGCCATGCCACTCCTACGACCTCGAAGACGACGAGTTCCTGGACGCATCGGAagcgcacggcggcgaggtcccCTCGTTCGACTACTGGGGCGAGGCAGAGGACGACGCCATCGTGGAGGAAGACGACAGCTACGCGTCGTTGCCTCTGTCACGGCAATGCCGTCTCTCCGACGAACCGGTGCCGGCGTGGAACGACGAGGAGGATCCGGTGTCACGAGGTGAATTCCGTCGCCAAGAATCAGGGCACGAGTCATTTGGGTTGGATAATAGGGCACAGGAAGAGGAGGACAATGAGTACATTACCATGGAGGCGGTGCCCCCTCGGGACTTTGATGATTCCAGATCAGCAGCACAGGATTTGTGCGAGGAAGACGATATGGTTCCTAGAATCGAACAAGCTCCGGTTGCTGCCGAGGAACCAGTTCAGGAGTTACCTGTATCAGACAATGGGGATAAAACAGAGGATGGCAAGGGCACAGCTGTGGAGGAAATGGAGTCTAGCAAAGAGATGGTGTCAGCGGCCATCGACATGGATACCTCTGAAGTCAGTGGCTTCCCACTGCCGGTATTGGGCGAAGATGATGTAGTGGTTCAGAGAGCGGGAGAATCTGAAGTTTCGATATCAGATGTCGGGGGAAAATTAGAGGAGATGCTGAGCCTCGCCTTGGAAGAAACTGAGGAGATGCCACCACAGGAGGTTAATGTTTCTGAATCATCGGTGCTCGATGATAACACGCTGCAGAGTAAGATGGAAGGTGATTTGACTGTGGAGATGGTGCTGGAGGAAGTGACCGTTAAGACCAATCCTGTTACAGAGGAGGTGGTTGGTGTGCAAATGGATGCCGTTGCCACTGAGCTGCCTGAATGTGAGCCTCTGCACCAGAGTGATCTTGTGCCTCAGGAGCCGCAGGCGATGGCAGAAGCTGCATATGCTGATGATGCTCTTGAGGGTACTTTAACAGACGTTGTACTGGGTATTGGTGATCAAGGTACAGAGGGTGTGGAGCACAGTGGTGAGGGAGATGTTTCTGGTGTCGTTTCAGTGGTGACCGAGAGTGATGTTGCAGATCTCACTTGCAGTACGAGCGCACCGAATGTCTCAGCCATCAGTGATGATATGATGAATGTTGAAAGTAGACCAGATGTTGACCACTCTAATCAGATAACTGGTGTCGAACACACACTGGCGAAAAAGGGATTGGGGGAGAAAGAGCTAGTTGAGGACAAG TCCACGAAAACGGAGCAAAAGCATGAGTGA